The following coding sequences lie in one Cydia strobilella chromosome 16, ilCydStro3.1, whole genome shotgun sequence genomic window:
- the LOC134748583 gene encoding electron transfer flavoprotein subunit beta — MSRVLVGVKRVIDYAVKVRVKPDKSGVVTDGVKHSMNPFDEIAVEEAVRMKEKKLASEVIAVSCGPTQAQETLRTALAMGADRAIHVEVAGAQYETLQPLHVAKILAKLTQDEKADIVIVGKQAIDDDSNQTAQMTAALLDWPQGTFASKVEKTDAGLTVTREIDGGLEVIKTKLPAVISADLRLNEPRYATLPNIMKAKKKPLKKVTPKDLGVDIAPRIKVVSVEDPPVRQAGSVLPDVDTLVAKLKEGGHI; from the exons atgtctCGCGTTTTGGTCGGAGTTAAGAGAGTTATCGACTATGCTGTCAAG GTCCGTGTGAAGCCTGACAAGTCTGGCGTGGTGACAGATGGAGTGAAGCACTCCATGAACCCGTTCGATGAGATCGCGGTGGAGGAGGCAGTCCGCATGAAGGAGAAGAAGCTAGCCAGTGAGGTTATTGCCGTCTCCTGCGGACCCACACAAGCCCAG GAAACCTTAAGGACAGCCTTGGCTATGGGCGCTGACCGCGCCATCCATGTGGAGGTGGCCGGTGCTCAGTACGAGACTCTGCAGCCCCTGCATGTGGCCAAGATTCTCGCCAAACTGACCCAGGATGAGAAGGCTGACATTGTCATAGTTGGAAAACAG gcTATTGATGATGATTCAAATCAGACTGCCCAAATGACGGCTGCCCTTTTGGATTGGCCCCAGGGCACATTCGCTTCAAAG GTGGAGAAAACCGACGCGGGCCTGACGGTGACGCGCGAAATTGACGGTGGCTTGGAGGTGATCAAGACGAAGCTGCCGGCCGTCATCAGTGCGGACCTGCGACTCAACGAGCCCAGATACGCCACGCTGCCTAATATCATG AAAGCCAAAAAGAAGCCCCTCAAGAAAGTAACGCCCAAGGACTTGGGTGTCGACATCGCGCCCAGGATCAAGGTGGTGTCTGTGGAGGACCCGCCCGTCAGACAGGCCGGCTCCGTGCTGCCCGACGTGGACACCCTCGTCGCCAAGCTCAAGGAGGGCGGACACATCTAA